From Cenarchaeum symbiont of Oopsacas minuta, one genomic window encodes:
- a CDS encoding rhodanese domain protein translates to MSGRNVTSDPDYVRSEIRDKSVSVIDVRRPEEYKISHIPSAINLPLSELLSDDNPERIAKLVGAIGIGDSTRVVVYDNTFGALSSRVAWSLEYLGHKDVSLLGVTYDGWMRAGLDTDNTQSQSSAKEHTVKINPEIVSTVDHLESRGDKDTILLDNRERLNFLEQHIPKAVNIPYRTLASKNGIIRPNVEMKRLFENRGITKESKVITYCGSVGTLSGLAYYALKSVGIDNVRLYVRSFKEWKSLKKPTEKQSDANYWDLSAE, encoded by the coding sequence TTGAGCGGCAGAAATGTGACCTCTGATCCAGATTATGTAAGATCTGAAATTCGGGACAAGAGTGTAAGCGTCATAGATGTGCGCCGACCAGAAGAGTATAAAATATCCCACATACCATCTGCGATAAATCTACCACTCTCAGAACTGCTCTCAGATGATAACCCAGAACGTATTGCAAAACTTGTAGGTGCTATTGGAATAGGCGACTCTACACGTGTTGTTGTATATGATAACACATTTGGTGCACTATCTTCAAGAGTTGCATGGTCACTTGAATACCTTGGACACAAAGATGTTTCATTACTTGGAGTTACATATGATGGATGGATGAGGGCTGGTCTTGATACAGATAATACCCAATCTCAATCTAGTGCAAAAGAGCATACCGTAAAGATAAACCCTGAAATTGTATCTACTGTTGATCATTTGGAATCTAGAGGAGATAAAGATACGATATTGCTTGACAACCGTGAGAGACTCAACTTTTTAGAGCAACACATACCAAAAGCTGTAAACATCCCATACAGGACTCTTGCATCAAAAAATGGAATAATACGCCCAAATGTAGAGATGAAAAGACTGTTTGAAAACCGTGGAATTACCAAAGAGAGTAAAGTCATAACGTACTGTGGCAGCGTAGGAACTCTTTCAGGCCTTGCATACTATGCACTAAAATCCGTTGGAATAGATAATGTACGACTCTATGTACGTTCTTTCAAAGAGTGGAAGTCACTCAAAAAACCTACAGAAAAACAATCCGATGCAAATTATTGGGATCTCTCTGCTGAATAA
- a CDS encoding pyridoxal-phosphate-dependent protein: protein MAQTIADKGDLSRVGNTPLVKLESLSNSTDMFYAKLEGNNPFGSVKDRAAYWMIRDGEERGKLEAGKSIIIEPTSGNTGIALTGIANILGYKVEIVIPEKVSQETKDIIKRLGAKVHETSDDLCPKVGAGTDQSIALATSIASSRPDTYYSPNQYANEANYMGHYRGTGPELWEQTKGKITHFFTGVGTGGTITGVGTYLKEKNPNIKIIGCQPQKNHLIQGWRNFEESAKPDLFLKREDIVDDWVSVTNAEAFGVVKTVCNKDNLLISPSSAAVYKCMQKYNITRDENCIVGIFADDGRKFKSVYKEQNIMNHDEFNAELQKAKHLSNIAYLEN, encoded by the coding sequence ATGGCACAGACTATCGCCGACAAGGGTGATCTCTCTCGCGTGGGTAATACGCCACTTGTAAAACTTGAATCTCTCTCTAATTCTACAGATATGTTTTATGCAAAACTAGAAGGAAACAATCCATTTGGTTCGGTTAAAGATAGAGCTGCATATTGGATGATTCGTGATGGTGAAGAACGTGGCAAACTTGAGGCTGGCAAGAGCATAATAATAGAACCAACCTCGGGCAACACAGGAATCGCTTTAACTGGAATCGCCAATATCCTAGGTTACAAAGTTGAGATTGTCATACCCGAAAAGGTGAGCCAAGAGACAAAAGACATTATCAAGAGACTTGGAGCCAAAGTCCATGAAACCTCTGATGATCTATGTCCAAAGGTTGGTGCAGGAACTGATCAAAGCATAGCACTTGCTACATCGATTGCATCCTCGCGCCCTGATACATATTATTCTCCAAACCAGTATGCAAACGAGGCCAACTATATGGGACATTATCGAGGCACAGGTCCTGAACTATGGGAACAGACAAAGGGAAAGATTACACATTTTTTTACTGGAGTTGGAACTGGAGGAACTATAACTGGTGTTGGAACGTATCTAAAGGAGAAAAATCCAAATATCAAAATAATCGGTTGCCAACCACAAAAAAACCATCTGATACAGGGTTGGCGCAACTTTGAAGAATCTGCAAAACCTGATTTATTTTTAAAACGTGAGGATATCGTAGACGATTGGGTCTCGGTTACAAACGCAGAGGCATTTGGTGTCGTAAAAACAGTATGTAATAAAGACAACCTGCTTATCAGTCCATCTTCGGCAGCAGTCTACAAATGTATGCAAAAATACAATATAACAAGAGATGAAAATTGTATTGTTGGAATATTTGCAGATGATGGCAGAAAATTCAAAAGTGTATACAAGGAACAAAACATAATGAACCATGATGAGTTTAATGCAGAGCTGCAAAAGGCAAAGCATTTATCAAATATTGCATACTTGGAAAATTAA
- a CDS encoding thiazole biosynthesis enzyme produces the protein MQIATIAENEKIFKDVREVDITRAIAAEFNEVLMDRAESDVIVIGAGPAGLTASCELSKKGLKVLVIEQNNYLGGGYWLGGYMMNPVTVRDPAQKIWEEMGVPFKKVGDGLYLTPGPHAVSKLIANACDAGVKFLNLTKFDDLVLKNNRVAGVVVNWMPVSALPRNITCVDPIAFESKMVIDASGHDSVAVKRLVDRGLVEWKGMNPMHVEEGEDQVVHKTGEIYPGLVIAGMSVTETHGLARMGPTFGAMLFSGKKAAEVTASKINVLGV, from the coding sequence ATGCAGATTGCAACGATAGCTGAAAATGAAAAGATCTTCAAGGATGTACGCGAGGTCGATATTACGCGTGCCATAGCTGCTGAATTCAACGAAGTGCTCATGGACAGGGCAGAGTCTGATGTGATTGTTATTGGTGCTGGTCCAGCTGGACTTACAGCATCGTGTGAGCTCTCAAAAAAAGGTCTAAAAGTTTTGGTCATAGAACAAAACAACTATCTTGGTGGCGGATACTGGCTTGGCGGATACATGATGAATCCTGTCACAGTAAGGGATCCAGCACAAAAGATATGGGAGGAGATGGGAGTTCCGTTCAAAAAAGTTGGAGATGGTTTGTATCTTACTCCCGGTCCACATGCAGTCTCAAAGCTGATAGCTAATGCATGTGATGCTGGTGTGAAATTTCTAAACTTGACAAAATTTGACGATCTAGTACTAAAGAACAATAGAGTTGCAGGGGTTGTAGTAAACTGGATGCCTGTTTCAGCTCTTCCAAGAAATATCACATGCGTTGATCCAATTGCATTTGAATCAAAGATGGTAATAGATGCATCAGGACATGACTCTGTAGCAGTGAAACGTCTCGTAGATAGAGGTCTTGTAGAATGGAAAGGCATGAATCCAATGCACGTTGAAGAAGGAGAAGATCAGGTGGTACACAAGACTGGGGAAATTTATCCAGGTCTTGTCATAGCAGGCATGTCTGTCACCGAGACGCACGGTTTGGCAAGAATGGGTCCAACATTTGGTGCAATGCTCTTCTCTGGCAAAAAAGCAGCAGAGGTTACAGCCTCAAAGATTAATGTACTCGGCGTCTAG
- a CDS encoding ergothioneine biosynthesis protein EgtB — protein MALLEPNLETKLLKDFERIRATTINLVKTLEYDDYVIQTAPYTSPPKWHIGHTSWIYEAIMNKIDSKCEFYSAEFSKYLNSYYQQYGKPHNKAERGIMSRPTINQIFEYSEIVNKRVRDFVTSHDIDAKIIKLLTIGLHHECQHQELLVYDLQHMLAEKYKPIQKNNSPQSMHVDSQKTVYMDGGTYRMGYNGKKFCYDIELPEHNVYLEDYRIDAFPVTCGQYVEFINDAGYKNFRYWLADGWEKVNENGWSCPMYWTKLDGKWHVRDFAGLRPIDPDEPVCNVSYYEASAYCKWADKRLPTEAEWEKAAVFDSDKDCKREYPWGVQAPDSTRANLLESYIWKPSRIGSYPSSSSPSGCEQMIGDVWEWTSSEFIGYPRFKSEFDEYNDKWFTGQKVLRGGSFGTPSMSVRSSYRNFFRLDERWMFAGFRCAQDV, from the coding sequence ATGGCATTACTTGAACCAAATCTAGAGACCAAATTATTAAAAGATTTTGAGCGCATACGTGCCACCACAATTAATCTTGTAAAAACGTTAGAGTATGACGACTATGTAATTCAAACTGCACCATATACGAGTCCCCCAAAGTGGCACATTGGACATACAAGCTGGATATATGAGGCAATAATGAACAAGATTGATTCAAAATGTGAGTTTTATTCTGCAGAGTTTTCCAAATACTTGAACTCGTATTATCAACAATATGGTAAACCACATAATAAAGCAGAACGTGGTATAATGTCAAGACCCACCATAAATCAAATATTCGAGTATTCTGAAATTGTCAACAAACGTGTCAGAGATTTTGTGACATCGCATGATATAGATGCAAAGATTATCAAATTATTAACCATTGGATTACACCATGAATGTCAACATCAAGAACTGCTTGTATACGATCTGCAACATATGTTGGCAGAAAAATACAAGCCAATACAAAAAAACAACTCTCCTCAATCTATGCATGTTGATTCACAAAAAACAGTGTACATGGATGGCGGTACATACCGTATGGGATACAATGGTAAAAAATTTTGTTATGATATCGAACTGCCAGAACACAATGTGTATCTCGAAGATTATCGTATCGACGCGTTTCCAGTTACATGTGGACAATATGTTGAATTTATCAATGACGCAGGTTACAAGAATTTTAGATATTGGCTTGCAGACGGATGGGAAAAAGTAAATGAAAATGGATGGAGTTGTCCAATGTATTGGACAAAATTAGACGGGAAATGGCACGTACGTGATTTTGCAGGGTTGCGACCAATTGATCCTGATGAACCAGTCTGTAACGTAAGCTATTACGAGGCTAGCGCATATTGCAAGTGGGCAGATAAGAGACTGCCAACAGAAGCCGAATGGGAAAAAGCTGCAGTCTTTGATTCAGACAAGGATTGTAAGAGAGAGTATCCATGGGGAGTACAAGCACCTGATTCAACAAGAGCAAATCTATTAGAGTCTTACATATGGAAACCCTCACGTATAGGATCATATCCGTCTAGTTCAAGTCCATCAGGATGCGAGCAGATGATTGGAGACGTGTGGGAGTGGACATCATCCGAGTTTATCGGATATCCAAGATTCAAGTCTGAATTTGACGAATATAATGACAAATGGTTTACAGGTCAAAAAGTTCTCAGAGGTGGCTCATTTGGTACTCCAAGTATGTCGGTGCGTTCAAGCTATAGAAATTTTTTCAGACTAGATGAGAGATGGATGTTTGCAGGATTCCGATGCGCTCAAGATGTTTAG
- a CDS encoding Proline--tRNA ligase, which yields MSKEEIGITASKKDNFSEWYTQVVLKSKLADYAPVKGLIVLRPDGYSIWESLKSSLDKKLGRRGVGNGFLPTLIPESLLAKEKKHFAGFDPEVFWVTHSGKEEIGDKLALRPTSETLAYTMYSRWIKSWRDLPLRINFWNTALRAEIKATKPFLRTSEFLWQEGHTVHTDSKDAKDEADAIMNIYIETVENELAIPVITGRKSEKEQFVGAEYTITMESMMPDGRALQMGTSHFLGQNFSKPFEVKYADKDNVEKFAWQTSWGVSWRLLGAMIMVHGDDHGLILPPKMAPIQTVIIPIYYSKQDEMAVISKAEQMHKEISGIGVRVHIDRREGMTPGFKYHDWEMRGVPLRIEIGPRDLKDDKSIFAKRTGGKEKIPLKDTASHVKTALDTIQSEMLKAARTILYENMHDATTYQEFKSILGIKDDLVRGGGFLRSPWCGKTICEDAIKEETGAEIRVIPNDEHVLDDAKCVYCGKDAEHMPLFARGY from the coding sequence GTGAGCAAAGAGGAGATCGGCATTACGGCCTCCAAAAAAGACAATTTTAGCGAATGGTACACGCAGGTAGTTTTAAAATCCAAACTAGCTGATTATGCACCTGTAAAAGGACTCATCGTGTTACGGCCTGATGGTTATTCGATATGGGAGTCACTAAAATCTTCACTTGATAAAAAACTTGGACGCCGTGGAGTTGGAAATGGATTTTTACCCACACTTATACCAGAGTCGCTTCTTGCCAAGGAAAAGAAACATTTTGCTGGATTTGATCCAGAAGTATTTTGGGTTACACATTCCGGTAAAGAAGAGATTGGAGACAAGCTTGCCTTACGACCTACTTCGGAGACTTTGGCATACACGATGTATTCGAGATGGATAAAGAGTTGGCGTGATCTACCACTTCGCATAAATTTTTGGAATACTGCATTACGTGCAGAGATAAAAGCCACAAAACCATTTTTGCGCACGTCCGAATTTTTATGGCAAGAAGGACATACTGTTCATACAGACAGCAAAGATGCAAAAGATGAAGCTGATGCAATAATGAACATATACATAGAGACTGTAGAGAATGAACTTGCCATACCGGTGATCACTGGTAGAAAAAGCGAAAAAGAGCAGTTTGTTGGTGCAGAATACACCATAACAATGGAGTCCATGATGCCAGATGGTCGTGCCCTACAGATGGGTACATCTCACTTTTTGGGCCAAAATTTTTCAAAACCATTTGAGGTAAAATATGCAGACAAGGACAATGTCGAGAAATTTGCATGGCAGACATCATGGGGTGTTTCATGGAGACTTTTAGGAGCTATGATTATGGTTCATGGAGATGATCATGGGCTAATCTTACCCCCAAAGATGGCTCCAATTCAGACGGTCATAATACCCATCTATTATTCAAAACAAGATGAGATGGCAGTTATCTCAAAGGCAGAACAGATGCATAAAGAGATCTCAGGGATCGGAGTACGTGTACACATAGACAGAAGGGAAGGCATGACGCCAGGATTCAAGTATCATGATTGGGAGATGCGCGGGGTTCCATTGCGCATAGAGATTGGGCCAAGAGATTTGAAAGATGATAAATCAATATTTGCAAAGAGGACAGGTGGTAAAGAAAAGATTCCACTCAAAGATACAGCTAGTCATGTAAAAACAGCACTAGATACAATCCAATCTGAGATGCTAAAAGCTGCAAGGACTATACTCTATGAAAATATGCACGATGCTACAACATATCAAGAATTCAAGTCGATACTTGGAATAAAAGATGATTTGGTTCGGGGTGGAGGATTTTTGCGATCCCCGTGGTGTGGTAAAACTATTTGTGAAGATGCAATAAAAGAAGAGACTGGGGCAGAGATTCGTGTCATACCAAACGATGAACATGTTTTAGATGATGCCAAATGTGTATACTGTGGCAAAGATGCAGAACATATGCCACTTTTTGCAAGAGGTTACTAG
- a CDS encoding F420-0--gamma-glutamyl ligase gives MSIEVLPVHIDGEIVEGQNIIESAKDLLSIQNGDIVVISQKIISKQEGRMISLDSVKPTGLASGIASAYGKDSRIVQLILDESSRIVRMRSGILIMETNSGLVCANAGIDESNVQPGCATLLPIDSDASAARLRRSILEKTGKNIAVIISDTFGRPFRMGQTDCAIGSAGIRPIVDYTGMQDSFGRTLRVTAIAVADQICAAAELVSKKTTGSPITIVRGYVYESTECDSSDLLRTRSEDLFR, from the coding sequence ATGAGCATAGAGGTATTACCCGTACATATTGATGGGGAGATTGTAGAGGGGCAAAATATTATAGAATCTGCCAAAGATCTGCTTTCAATACAGAACGGAGATATAGTTGTCATATCGCAAAAAATAATCTCAAAACAAGAAGGTAGAATGATATCTCTTGACTCTGTAAAACCAACAGGACTTGCATCTGGAATTGCATCTGCATATGGCAAAGATTCGCGCATAGTACAGCTCATACTAGATGAGTCATCGCGCATAGTGCGTATGCGTTCGGGCATTCTTATAATGGAGACAAATTCTGGACTCGTTTGTGCAAATGCAGGAATAGATGAGAGTAATGTACAGCCAGGATGTGCTACACTTTTGCCGATAGATTCTGATGCCTCTGCTGCACGATTACGCAGATCAATTTTAGAGAAGACAGGTAAAAATATCGCCGTAATTATATCTGACACGTTTGGACGACCGTTTCGTATGGGGCAGACTGACTGTGCGATAGGGTCTGCTGGCATCCGACCAATAGTAGATTATACTGGAATGCAAGATTCGTTTGGTCGCACATTACGAGTTACCGCCATAGCTGTAGCAGATCAAATATGTGCTGCTGCTGAACTTGTATCCAAAAAGACCACGGGTTCGCCTATAACCATCGTACGAGGATATGTGTACGAGAGTACTGAGTGTGATTCTAGCGATTTACTGCGGACACGTAGCGAAGATCTATTTCGATAA
- a CDS encoding thioredoxin-disulfide reductase, which yields MAESNGVSLVEHRDVPKISKKKTRYDVIIIGAGPAGYTAGIYCSRARYETLIISGVLPGGQLVNTTEVENYPGFAKGIMGPDLMIDMKAQAERMGTFIVDDEVVNVDFREKPFKVLTAEEEYEGRAVIICTGANPRKLGVKGEAELSGKGVSYCATCDGAFFRNQEILVVGGGDSAMEEATFLTKFASKVHVSHRRDKLRASKVMQEHAYDNPKIKFHLNTQVESINGESRVSNVVLKNSNGERETLNIGGVFVAIGHIPNTEMFVGQIDMDKQGYILQKDHTQTSITGIFTAGDVHDSRYRQAVTAAGFGCMAALDVDRYLEENP from the coding sequence ATGGCAGAATCCAATGGAGTCTCTCTTGTAGAGCATAGAGATGTTCCAAAGATATCAAAAAAGAAAACAAGATACGATGTAATTATAATTGGTGCAGGTCCGGCAGGGTATACAGCTGGTATTTACTGCTCTCGAGCTCGCTATGAGACGCTCATAATATCAGGTGTTCTGCCTGGCGGACAGCTTGTAAATACTACAGAGGTTGAAAACTATCCTGGATTTGCCAAAGGCATAATGGGGCCAGATCTCATGATCGATATGAAAGCACAAGCAGAAAGAATGGGCACGTTCATAGTTGACGATGAAGTCGTAAACGTAGATTTTAGAGAAAAACCTTTCAAAGTATTAACAGCAGAAGAAGAGTACGAGGGACGTGCAGTCATAATATGCACAGGTGCCAATCCAAGAAAGCTTGGCGTAAAGGGTGAGGCAGAGCTATCTGGTAAAGGCGTCTCGTATTGTGCCACATGCGATGGAGCATTTTTTAGAAACCAAGAGATACTAGTAGTCGGTGGAGGCGATTCTGCCATGGAAGAGGCCACATTTCTTACAAAATTTGCATCAAAGGTTCATGTATCACACAGACGTGACAAGCTACGCGCTAGTAAGGTAATGCAAGAACACGCATATGATAATCCAAAGATAAAATTCCATCTAAACACCCAAGTTGAGAGTATTAATGGTGAAAGTAGAGTTAGCAACGTGGTTCTCAAAAACTCAAATGGTGAGAGAGAGACATTAAACATCGGTGGCGTCTTTGTTGCCATCGGACATATACCAAATACAGAAATGTTTGTAGGTCAGATAGATATGGACAAACAGGGATATATTTTACAAAAAGATCACACGCAGACTAGTATCACAGGTATCTTTACGGCAGGTGATGTTCATGATTCAAGGTATAGACAAGCAGTAACTGCTGCAGGGTTTGGTTGCATGGCTGCCTTGGATGTAGACAGATATCTTGAAGAAAATCCTTAA
- a CDS encoding phosphoserine phosphatase: MLAIFDVEGVLFDAEYLPILAETIGKGDHIWEITKKGISGSINWEKGLRMRVEELRGISYTECKKVADLLPLMPGAREACSILKNAGWKLMAVSGGFTIMTDRLKNELDLDYIYSNELLFNDDKLDGVKINVDSDKAKPALQKISEWKEKPENIVVTVDGANDLNLFDICGLGIAYRAQEQVQRLADNIIKEKDLLQIIDIIEDHYGKPLRQNKQ; the protein is encoded by the coding sequence TTGTTGGCCATTTTTGATGTAGAAGGGGTTCTCTTTGATGCTGAATATCTGCCAATTTTAGCTGAGACGATCGGAAAAGGAGATCACATATGGGAGATTACAAAAAAAGGGATCTCTGGTAGCATAAACTGGGAAAAAGGGTTACGTATGCGTGTGGAAGAACTACGTGGTATATCGTATACAGAATGTAAAAAAGTGGCTGATCTACTTCCACTCATGCCGGGAGCACGTGAGGCCTGTTCTATCTTAAAGAACGCCGGATGGAAACTAATGGCAGTATCTGGTGGGTTTACAATCATGACTGACCGACTAAAAAACGAACTAGATTTAGATTATATTTATTCAAATGAGCTCTTGTTTAATGATGACAAACTTGACGGCGTAAAGATAAACGTCGACTCTGATAAAGCAAAACCTGCGTTACAAAAGATATCTGAATGGAAAGAAAAACCTGAAAACATAGTCGTTACAGTGGATGGTGCAAATGATTTGAATCTATTTGATATATGTGGCTTGGGAATTGCATACAGGGCACAAGAGCAGGTGCAGCGTCTTGCTGATAATATCATTAAAGAAAAAGATCTCTTGCAGATAATAGACATAATTGAAGATCATTATGGCAAACCATTACGCCAAAACAAACAGTAA
- a CDS encoding Histidine-specific methyltransferase EgtD: MTSDAKTLILEYERHIINQRLECLKRRSIESEKVFAHEVAKGLTALPKYLYPKFFYDDAGSELFEQICDLDEYYIARTESKLLHMHTDDLATHLGDVMRLVELGSGASIKTQMILDAMDASRRYIEYMPVDISEVIGENCLPLLDTYENMTVKGIVDTYEGGLELIKNIKHVPTLFAFLGSSLGNMNPSEALAFLQKVRSCMHKGDMFLVGLDLVKDARILHAAYDDTIGVTARFNKNILERINQELGADFDLKQFEHHVVYDKKNMCINMYLKSIQKQVVSIPKSNICPVFEKGELVHTENSFKYTSNAIKHMLSQAGMRVENMWHDKDDLFSLTLAT, translated from the coding sequence TTGACATCTGATGCAAAGACACTGATTCTTGAATATGAACGCCACATCATAAACCAACGACTAGAATGTCTAAAACGTAGATCTATAGAATCTGAAAAAGTGTTTGCACACGAGGTGGCAAAAGGACTCACTGCTTTACCAAAATATCTTTATCCAAAATTTTTTTATGATGATGCTGGTTCTGAACTATTTGAGCAGATCTGTGATCTTGATGAATATTATATTGCACGCACTGAATCGAAACTTCTTCACATGCACACAGATGACCTTGCTACACATCTTGGAGATGTGATGCGTCTTGTAGAACTTGGTAGTGGAGCATCGATAAAAACACAGATGATATTAGATGCGATGGATGCTAGTAGACGTTACATCGAATACATGCCAGTTGATATATCTGAGGTCATAGGAGAAAATTGCCTACCTCTACTTGATACATATGAAAACATGACTGTAAAAGGGATTGTGGATACTTATGAAGGAGGTCTAGAATTGATTAAAAATATCAAACACGTGCCAACCTTGTTTGCATTTTTGGGATCTAGTCTTGGTAACATGAATCCAAGTGAAGCGTTGGCATTTTTACAAAAGGTACGCTCGTGCATGCACAAGGGAGATATGTTTCTAGTCGGACTAGATTTGGTAAAAGACGCCAGGATTCTGCATGCTGCATATGATGATACTATTGGAGTTACAGCTAGATTCAACAAAAACATACTAGAACGTATAAATCAAGAGCTTGGAGCAGACTTTGATTTGAAACAATTTGAACATCATGTCGTATATGATAAAAAAAATATGTGTATCAACATGTACTTAAAATCCATACAAAAACAGGTTGTATCTATACCAAAATCCAACATATGCCCCGTCTTTGAAAAAGGCGAGCTAGTACATACGGAAAATTCGTTCAAATACACGTCAAACGCAATAAAGCATATGCTTTCTCAGGCAGGTATGAGAGTTGAAAATATGTGGCATGATAAAGATGATCTTTTTTCACTTACACTAGCAACCTAA
- a CDS encoding ferredoxin-nitrite/sulfite reductase, protein MPIEGRTPKIDWARTEEAVDFAKTVKLFRQKKYDEDSFRRYRLQHGAYGTRMTGDYAMVRVKIPGGRIYPNQLENLANLSESFSIGSAHFSTRENVQLHWVVLEDVSEILRELGTVGLTSREACGNSVRNVMCSPLSGVCPDEEFDATPYALATAKFFLRNPMAQTLPRKFKFNFTCCEKHGMVRIVDVGALPCIKVIDGERRRGFRIFLGGGLGNRSFIGHQLEDFTLEEDFLYTAIATVQIFDRLGNRKNLARNRLRYLVHEMGWEKFRNLVLKERAIVRATQSATIKLDLDMNDEEIRRPLTVSDDVPGNIPQGYDRWLQTNTMEQIQSGYHSVFISLEAGDITANQLRATAMMVQDYSHEGVARMGFSQNIVLRYVHADDLRTLYSTLVDSGLAKPGGLTMAATVGCSGTTSCNLALTNSHRLAKEIQRKLLELKMDEDPQLVDSTIKISGCPNSCGQHGIATIGFFGGGSRVGKDMYPIYQMSLGGRFDGRATLGEHCMRIPARRVIDAIIKIISIFKENSQGESDTLKSWLQRIIEGNENSTRSISDIKKLLEPLTIPPAKSDDSEFYTDYGTDDSYHAKTGKGECAA, encoded by the coding sequence ATGCCCATTGAAGGGAGAACTCCAAAGATAGATTGGGCTAGAACAGAAGAGGCAGTAGACTTTGCAAAAACGGTCAAACTATTCCGACAAAAAAAATATGATGAGGATAGCTTTAGGCGCTACCGACTACAGCATGGAGCATACGGTACTCGCATGACCGGAGATTATGCTATGGTTAGAGTAAAGATTCCTGGAGGTAGAATTTATCCAAACCAGTTGGAAAATTTGGCAAATCTATCAGAGTCTTTTTCAATAGGCAGTGCACACTTTTCCACACGTGAAAACGTACAGCTACATTGGGTCGTGCTAGAGGATGTGTCTGAAATATTGCGTGAACTTGGCACCGTGGGACTTACCTCGCGTGAAGCATGTGGAAATTCAGTACGTAACGTTATGTGTAGTCCACTATCTGGTGTATGTCCTGATGAGGAATTTGATGCCACACCATATGCTCTTGCAACTGCAAAATTTTTCCTTCGTAATCCAATGGCGCAAACTCTTCCAAGAAAATTCAAGTTTAATTTTACTTGTTGTGAAAAACATGGCATGGTGCGTATTGTAGATGTGGGCGCACTACCGTGCATAAAGGTCATAGATGGAGAAAGACGTCGCGGCTTTAGAATATTTTTGGGAGGTGGTCTTGGAAACAGATCATTCATAGGACATCAACTAGAAGACTTTACACTAGAAGAGGATTTTCTTTATACTGCCATAGCCACCGTACAGATATTTGATAGATTGGGTAATAGAAAAAATCTTGCACGCAATCGTTTGAGATATCTAGTACACGAGATGGGATGGGAAAAATTCCGTAATCTTGTGTTAAAAGAGAGAGCCATAGTGCGTGCCACCCAATCTGCAACAATAAAATTAGATTTGGACATGAATGACGAAGAGATACGTAGACCTTTGACAGTCTCAGATGATGTACCTGGAAATATTCCACAAGGATATGATAGATGGTTGCAAACCAATACAATGGAGCAGATCCAGTCTGGATACCACTCTGTCTTTATCTCGTTGGAAGCTGGAGATATTACGGCAAATCAGTTGCGCGCCACTGCTATGATGGTACAGGATTACTCGCATGAAGGTGTTGCGCGTATGGGCTTTTCACAAAACATAGTCCTACGGTATGTACATGCAGACGACCTACGTACACTTTATTCTACATTGGTGGATTCTGGACTTGCCAAACCAGGTGGATTGACAATGGCGGCAACAGTTGGATGCTCTGGAACAACCTCTTGCAACCTTGCACTCACAAACTCACATCGTCTTGCAAAAGAGATCCAAAGAAAACTGTTGGAATTAAAGATGGATGAGGATCCACAACTAGTAGATTCTACTATAAAGATAAGTGGTTGCCCAAACTCTTGCGGTCAGCACGGAATTGCTACAATTGGTTTCTTTGGAGGTGGCAGTAGAGTGGGCAAGGATATGTATCCAATATACCAAATGTCACTGGGTGGAAGATTTGATGGTAGAGCAACTTTGGGTGAGCATTGTATGAGAATACCTGCACGTAGAGTAATTGATGCTATCATAAAAATAATATCTATATTCAAAGAAAACTCGCAAGGAGAATCTGACACGCTAAAATCATGGTTACAGCGAATCATAGAGGGTAACGAAAATTCAACAAGATCAATATCTGATATTAAAAAACTACTAGAACCATTGACAATACCTCCAGCAAAGAGCGATGATTCTGAGTTTTACACTGATTATGGTACAGATGATAGCTATCATGCCAAAACTGGCAAGGGTGAATGTGCCGCTTGA